One Marmota flaviventris isolate mMarFla1 chromosome 16, mMarFla1.hap1, whole genome shotgun sequence DNA segment encodes these proteins:
- the Nol8 gene encoding nucleolar protein 8 encodes MKANKETKRLFVGGLGQAISETDLQIQFSRFGEVSDVEIITRKDDQGNPQKIFAYINIKVAEEDLKKCMSVLNKTKWKGGTLQIQLAKESFLHRLAQEREEAKSKKEKSTTGNTNVSEKMGGIDFQMKAVPGTEVPGHKNWVVSKFGRVLPVLHLKNQHKRKIMKYDPSKYCHNLKKIGEDFTNTTPITSLTWELEGGNNPISKKRRGEFSDFHGPPKKTIIVQKGKGSTVSPRTNRETENNSTSTQKMPCASVIPKSSPVPNSGSQKLQNVPFQTFGLETARKRNSMSDDDIDSEDELRMLIAEEENLQRSKWSSINESENDLFEVVRDDFKTDGHKFHSLAGLGVKNISHCVSDSIMGSDHEYDSGDTDEIIAMKQNISKVKNSAEISQTEKPMHNKTLKKKEIFNHCNKVQKRENKKESAVSNGVKPLSHKSSSDSSSSDDEDSEGDEEYNAIMKNCLRVNLTLADLEQLAGSDLVVPEDSESDGPETKFDRASKSPKTPRALGRGRQCIHPEEIVASLLEEEKTCDKQKLKENNLKPKFQAFRGVGCLYGKESVKKTLKESVDSNNINEDQSSLKLEDSSSISIENESLRVNGSSSKLTSQQCAKTINSPNHTPPQKRQFSFETQYHKVVSPSSSKKGGRDSISSLMPLKGKKSSSLSAKTHKTGIDKDSCHGTKKTDEASEEEGSDSSSLTSLEKLPTVSPRKDAQESTADFSLFSSSTNVTGKNKYTEDNQRRLAALEARQKAKEVKKKLVHDALANLDGRPEDKPTHIIFGSDSEDETEETNPREQSHPGEELVKESVGKASGQLFGSSDDEELDSEDDIDRFKIKPQFEGKAGQKLLDLQSHFGNDDRFRLDSRFLESDSEEEQEEVNEKETAEEEELAAEKKKALNVAQSVLHISLNNPTSKGSVAAKKFKDIIRYDPTRHDHATYERKKDDKPKESKAKRKKKREEAEKLPEVSKEMYYNIATNLKEIFQNTKDTSEKDEGTAWNQDCGGDKTEEIDNATALTSGTEQPSGFMFSFFDSDVKAVKEETYKVEAVKSGKTIWKGNPHFQDSSSSEEEDVTEETDHRKSSPGEASVPEKGTTRFFFFSRNDERLHGSDMFWCGVGSNVSTNSWEARTNSLRMDCRKKHKEAKRKMKSK; translated from the exons ATGAAAGCCAACAAAGAAACCAAGCGCCTTTTTGTGGGTGGCCTTGGCCAGGCCATTTCTGAGACAGATCTACAAATTCAGTTCAGCAGATTTGGAGAAGTTTCTGATGTGGAGATCATCACACGGAAAGATGACCAAG gaaaCCCACAGAAAATCTTTGCATATATTAACATCAAAGTAGCAGAAGAAGATCTGAAAAAAT GTATGtctgttttaaataaaacaaaatggaaaggtGGAACACTGCAAATTCAGCTAGCAAAAGAAAGCTTTTTGCACAG ATTGGCCCAAGAGAGAGAAGAAGcgaaatcaaaaaaagaaaaatcaacaacaGGCAATACCAATGTGTCGGAAAAGATGGGAGGGATAGATTTCCAAATGAAAGCTGTGCCGGGAACAGAAGTACCAGGGCACAAA aattggGTTGTAAGTAAGTTTGGAAGAGTCTTACCTGTTCTTCACCTGAAGAATCAACATAAACGTAAAAT CATGAAATATGATCCGTCAAAATACTGCCACAACCTAAAGAAGATAGGAGAAGATTTTACAAATACCACTCCTATAACTAGCCTCACTTGGGAATTGGAAGGAGGTAATAACCCTATCAGTAAGAAACGGCGAGGAGAGTTCTCTGACTTTCATGGCCCTCCCAAGAAGACTATAATAGTGCAAAAGGGCAAGGGTTCCACTGTGAGTCCAAGGACCAATCGTGAAACAGAGAATAATAGCACATCAACCCAGAAAATGCCTTGTGCTTCTGTTATTCCCAAATCATCCCCTGTACCTAATTCTGGTTCTCAAAAACTTCAAAATGTACCTTTTCAGACTTTTGGTTTGGAAACTGCCAGGAAGAGAAATAGCATGTCTGATGATGATATTGATTCTGAGGATGAATTAAGAATGCTGATTGCAGAAGAGGAAAACTTACAGAGAAGTAAATGGTCCTCAATAAATGAATCTGAAAATGATCTTTTTGAAGTTGTAAGAGATGATTTCAAAACAGATGGTcacaaatttcattctttagcGGGGCTAGGAGTTAAAAACATCTCTCACTGTGTTAGTGACAGTATTATGGGAAGTGACCATGAATATGATTCAGGAGATACAGATGAAATCATTGCAATGAAACAAAACATTAGTAAGGTCAAAAATAGTGCAGAGATTTCACAAACAGAAAAACCTATGCACAAcaaaactttgaaaaagaaagagattttcAATCATtgtaataaagtacaaaaaagagaaaacaagaaagagtCAGCTGTCAGTAATGGAGTGAAGCCTCTAAGTCATAAATCTTCATCTGACTCCAGCAGCAGTGATGATGAAGACAGTGAAGGAGATGAGGAGTATAACGCCATCATGAAAAACTGTCTCCGTGTGAATCTCACTTTAGCTGATTTGGAACAGTTGGCTGGCAGTGATCTGGTGGTACCAGAAGATTCTGAGAGCGATGGCCCAGAAACCAAGTTTGACAGAGCCTCCAAGAGCCCCAAGACACCCCGTGCGCTTGGCCGAGGCCGACAGTGCATTCATCCTGAGGAAATTGTGGCTTCCCTTTTAGAGGAAGAGAAAACCTGTGATAAACAGAAACTAAAGGAAAACAACTTAAAGCCCAAATTCCAGGCATTCAGGGGTGTAGGCTGTCTCTATGGAAAGGAATCAGTGAAAAAAACCTTGAAAGAGAGTGTGGACTCTAACAATATAAATGAAGATCAGAGTTCCTTGAAACTGGAGGATTCCAGTAGCATTTCCATTGAAAATGAGTCCCTACGTGTTAATGGTTCATCAAGCAAACTGACTTCACAGCAATGTGCAAAGACAATAAATAGCCCAAATCACACTCCACCTCAAAAAAGACAGTTCAGTTTTGAGACCCAGTATCACAAGGTAGTTTCCCCTAGCAGTTCAAAAAAGGGAGGTAGAGATTCTATTTCTAGTCTGATGCCATTGAAAGGTAAGAAATCCTCAAGTCTTAGTGCAAAGACGCACAAAACAGGCATTGACAAAGACAGTTGCCATGGTACCAAAAAGACAGACGAAGCTTCTGAGGAAGAGGGGTCTGATTCAAGCAGCCTCACTTCTCTTGAGAAATTGCCAACCGTCTCTCCCAGAAAAGATGCTCAGGAAAGCACAGCAGATTTCTCACTTTTTAGTAGTTCGACAAATGTGACTGGTAAGAATAAGTATACTGAAGACAATCAGAGACGTTTGGCAGCCTTGGAAGCAAGGCAGAAAGCAAAAGAAGTGAAGAAGAAACTGGTCCACGATGCCCTAGCCAATTTG GATGGTCGTCCAGAGGATAAGCCAACACACATCATCTTTGGTTCTGACAGTGAAGATGAAACAGAAGAGACAAACCCTCGGGAGCAAAGCCATCCAGGAGAGGAGCTGGTGAAA GAATCTGTGGGTAAAGCCTCCGGGCAACTGTTTGGCAGCAGTGATGATGAGGAACTTGATTCAGAGGATGACATTGACAGGTTCAAAATTAAACCTCAATTTGAGGGCAAAGCTGGACAGAAG CTCCTGGATTTACAATCGCACTTTGGCAATGATGACAGGTTCCGCTTGGACTCTCGATTTCTGGAGAGTGACAGTGAAGAGGAACAGGAAG aggtaaatgaaaaggaaactgCTGAGGAAGAAGAGCTTgctgcagaaaaaaagaaagccttgAATGTTGCACAAAGTGTTTTGCACATTAGCTTGAACAATCCTACAAGCAAAGGATCAGTAGCTGCTAAGAAATTTAA ggaCATCATTCGTTATGATCCAACGAGGCATGATCATGCcacttatgaaagaaaaaaagatgataaacCAAAAGAAAG TAAAGCAAAgcggaaaaagaaaagggaggaagccGAGAAGCTACCTGAGGTGTCTAAGGAAATGTATTACAACATTGCTACgaatttgaaagaaatattccaaaatacaaAAGATACCAGTGAAAAGGACGAAGGGACAGCCTGGAACCAGGACTGTGGTGGAGATAAAACCGAGGAAATTGATAATGCTACAGCTCTGACAAGTGGGACTGAGCAGCCCAGCGGGTTCATGTTCTCCTTTTTTGATTCAGACGTTAAAGCTGTAAAGGAAG AGACCTATAAAGTTGAAGCAGTGAAATCTGGGAAGACTATCTGGAAGGGAAACCCTCATTTCCAGGACAGCAGcagttcagaagaagaagatgTTACTGAAGAAACGGATCACAGAAAGTCCAGCCCTGG AGAAGCATCAGTACCTGAAAAAGGGACcactagatttttctttttctctaggaATGATGAAAGACTTCATG GTTCTGACATGTTTTGGTGTGGCGTGGGAAGTAATGTTAGCACGAATTCTTGGGAGGCCCGAACAAATAGCTTACGTATG gATTGTCGAAAGAAACATAAAGAagccaaaaggaaaatgaaatcaaaatag